One genomic segment of Drosophila melanogaster chromosome 3R includes these proteins:
- the gammaCOP gene encoding coat protein (coatomer) gamma, isoform C: MGSFRREKDDEEDGPSNAYQNLEKTSVLQETRTFNETPVNPRKCIHILTKILYLINQGEQLVAREATDCFFAMTKLFQSKDVVLRRMVYLGIKELSSIAEDVIIVTSSLTKDMTGKEDLYRAAAIRALCSITDNTMLQAVERYMKQCIVDKNAAVSCAALVSSLRLANTAGDVVKRWANEAQEALNSDNIMVQYHALGLLYHIRKSDRLAVSKLVNKLTRGSLKSPYAVCMLIRIACKLIEEEDIPSEELSDSPLFTFIESCLRHKSEMVIYEAAHAIVNLKNTNPRMLSPAFSILQLFCSSPKATLRFAAVRTLNKVAMTHPAAVTTCNLDLEGLITDSNRSVATLAITTLLKTGAESSVERLMKQISTFVAEISDEFKVVVVQAICALCTKYPRKHTVLMNFLSGMLREEGGLEYKTSIVDTIITIIEENADAKESGLSHLCEFIEDCEHVSLAVRILHLLGKEGPFAATPSKYIRFIYNRVILESPIVRAAAVTAMAQFGASCPALLSNILVLLGRCQMDPDDEVRDRATYYLSILNSERPELYKNYIIERENCSLALLEKSLVEHLNGDVDTRFDISIVPKAAIVKPVIANDVMLVTSSAPRPPKITREEESAARLAQLPGIQVLGPIHRSTAPIQLTESETEYTVQCIKHIFGQHVVFQFDCLNTLSDQILENVRVELTLPEGFTTRAVIPCPKLPYNDLQTTFVIVEFPPDAANSIATFGATLRFVVKDCDPNTGEPESEEGYDDEYMLEDLELTVADQIQKTRKNNFQVSWDAADSEEWLQAEDTFVLSAVTTLQDAVNTIVKILGLGAANLSENVPEGTHLHTLLCSGTFRGGAEILVRAKLALSEGVTLNLTVRSTDQDVAELITAAIG, translated from the exons ATGGGTTCGTTCCGCCGCGAGAAAGATGATGAGGAGGACG GACCGAGCAATGCGTACCAGAACCTGGAAAAAACCTCGGTGCTTCAGGAGACGCGCACCTTCAATGAGACGCCGGTGAACCCAAGGAAGTGCATCCACATCCTGACCAAAATCCTGTACCTGATTAATCAGGGTGAGCAGCTTGTGGCCCGCGAGGCCACCGACTGCTTTTTTGCGATGACGAAGCTCTTCCAATCTAAGGACGTGGTGCTGCGTCGTATGGTATACCTGGGCATCAAGGAGCTGAGCTCCATTGCCGAGGACGTCATCATCGTGACTAGCTCGCTAACGAAGGATATGACCGGCAAGGAAGACCTGTACAGGGCCGCCGCAATCCGGGCCTTGTGCAGCATCACGGATAACACCATGTTGCAGGCCGTGGAGCGCTACATGAAGCAGTGCATTGTTGACAAAAACGCGGCAGTTTCTTGTGCTGCATTGGTCAGTTCTTTGAGATTGGCCAACACTGCCGGCGACGTGGTCAAGAGGTGGGCAAACGAGGCCCAGGAGGCTTTGAACAGCGACAACATTATGGTACAGTACCACGCGTTGGGTCTGCTCTACCATATCCGCAAGTCGGATCGGCTGGCTGTCTCCAAGTTGGTCAACAAGCTGACCAGAGGATCTCTAAAGAGTCCCTATGCCGTTTGCATGCTG ATACGCATTGCCTGTAAGCTGATCGAGGAGGAGGACATTCCCTCTGAGGAGCTTTCCGATTCACCCTTGTTTACGTTCATCGAGTCCTGTCTGCGCCACAAGAGCGAGATGGTCATCTACGAGGCGGCCCACGCCATTGTCAACCTCAAGAACACCAATCCGCGAATGCTATCGCCGGCGTTCTCCATCCTCCAGCTTTTCTGCAGCTCGCCGAAGGCAACGTTGCGCTTTGCGGCTGTGCGCACGCTTAACAAGGTGGCGATGACGCACCCGGCTGCGGTGACCACCTGTAACTTGGACCTGGAAGGTCTCATCACGGACTCCAATCGATCGGTGGCCACTCTGGCCATCACTACGCTGCTAAAGACCGGCGCTGAATCCTCGGTAGAGCGTCTGATGAAGCAGATCTCCACGTTTGTGGCGGAGATTTCCGATGAATTCAAGGTGGTGGTCGTGCAGGCCATTTGCGCTCTGTGCACCAAATATCCGCGCAAGCACACAGTGCTGATGAACTTCCTCAGCGGTATGCTGCGCGAGGAGGGTGGCCTTGAATACAAGACCTCCATAGTTGACACCATCATCACGATCATCGAGGAGAATGCGGACGCCAAGGAGTCCGGTTTGTCGCATCTGTGCGAGTTCATCGAGGATTGTGAACACGTTTCACTGGCGGTGAGGATTCTTCACCTGCTGGGCAAGGAGGGACCCTTTGCGGCCACACCCTCCAAGTATATACGCTTTATCTACAACCGCGTCATCTTGGAGAGCCCTATTGTGCGAGCAGCCGCGGTCACGGCCATGGCCCAGTTTGGAGCATCTTGCCCAGCCTTGTTAAGCAATATCCTCGTTCTGCTGGGTCGTTGCCAGATGGACCCGGACGACGAGGTGCGTGACCGTGCCACCTACTACCTTAGCATTCTTAACTCGGAAAGGCCAGAGCTGTACAAGAACTACATCATCGAAAGGGAGAACTGTTCTCTGGCTCTGCTGGAGAAGTCGCTGGTCGAACATCTGAATGGTGACGTGGACACACGCTTCGATATTTCCATTGTGCCCAAGGCGGCCATAGTTAAGCCAGTTATTGCCAACGACGTAATGCTAGTTACCAGCAGTGCTCCACGGCCGCCGAAGATCACGCGCGAGGAGGAGAGTGCTGCACGTCTGGCACAGCTGCCGGGCATCCAGGTGCTGGGCCCCATCCATCGCAGCACAGCTCCCATCCAGCTTACTGAAAGTGAAACGGAGTACACGGTGCAGTGCATCAAACACATATTCGGCCAGCACGTGGTCTTCCAGTTCGATTGCTTGAATACGCTGTCCGACCAAATCCTTGAAAATGTGCGGGTGGAACTCACGCTGCCGGAAGGATTCACAACCAGGGCGGTCATTCCATGTCCCAAGCTACCCTACAACGATCTGCAAACCACTTTTGTCATCGTAGAATTCCCGCCCGACGCCGCCAATTCCATAG CCACCTTTGGTGCCACTTTACGATTTGTGGTCAAGGACTGCGACCCCAACACCGGCGAGCCGGAGTCAGAGGAGGGCTATGACGACGAGTACATGCTAGAGGATTTGGAGCTGACGGTTGCCGATCAGATACAGAAAACCAGAAAGAACAATTTCCAAGTGTCCTGGGATGCGGCTGACAGCGAAG AATGGCTACAAGCCGAGGATACCTTTGTGCTGTCGGCAGTGACCACCTTGCAGGATGCCGTCAACACTATAGTCAAGATCCTGGGCTTGGGCGCTGCAAACCTCTCTGAGAATGTGCCCGAGGGTACGCACCTGCATACGTTGCTCTGTTCAG GAACCTTCAGAGGCGGCGCCGAGATTCTTGTGCGGGCCAAGCTGGCGCTTTCAGAAGGCGTCACGCTCAATCTGACGGTGCGCAGCACGGACCAGGACGTGGCGGAGCTGATAACGGCGGCCATTGGATAA
- the gammaCOP gene encoding coat protein (coatomer) gamma, isoform B — protein sequence MNYFSLTSHKKHRGHPSAGPSNAYQNLEKTSVLQETRTFNETPVNPRKCIHILTKILYLINQGEQLVAREATDCFFAMTKLFQSKDVVLRRMVYLGIKELSSIAEDVIIVTSSLTKDMTGKEDLYRAAAIRALCSITDNTMLQAVERYMKQCIVDKNAAVSCAALVSSLRLANTAGDVVKRWANEAQEALNSDNIMVQYHALGLLYHIRKSDRLAVSKLVNKLTRGSLKSPYAVCMLIRIACKLIEEEDIPSEELSDSPLFTFIESCLRHKSEMVIYEAAHAIVNLKNTNPRMLSPAFSILQLFCSSPKATLRFAAVRTLNKVAMTHPAAVTTCNLDLEGLITDSNRSVATLAITTLLKTGAESSVERLMKQISTFVAEISDEFKVVVVQAICALCTKYPRKHTVLMNFLSGMLREEGGLEYKTSIVDTIITIIEENADAKESGLSHLCEFIEDCEHVSLAVRILHLLGKEGPFAATPSKYIRFIYNRVILESPIVRAAAVTAMAQFGASCPALLSNILVLLGRCQMDPDDEVRDRATYYLSILNSERPELYKNYIIERENCSLALLEKSLVEHLNGDVDTRFDISIVPKAAIVKPVIANDVMLVTSSAPRPPKITREEESAARLAQLPGIQVLGPIHRSTAPIQLTESETEYTVQCIKHIFGQHVVFQFDCLNTLSDQILENVRVELTLPEGFTTRAVIPCPKLPYNDLQTTFVIVEFPPDAANSIATFGATLRFVVKDCDPNTGEPESEEGYDDEYMLEDLELTVADQIQKTRKNNFQVSWDAADSEEWLQAEDTFVLSAVTTLQDAVNTIVKILGLGAANLSENVPEGTHLHTLLCSGTFRGGAEILVRAKLALSEGVTLNLTVRSTDQDVAELITAAIG from the exons ATGAACTATTTTTCCCTTACCTCGCACAAAAAACATCGCGGCCATCCGTCAGCAGGACCGAGCAATGCGTACCAGAACCTGGAAAAAACCTCGGTGCTTCAGGAGACGCGCACCTTCAATGAGACGCCGGTGAACCCAAGGAAGTGCATCCACATCCTGACCAAAATCCTGTACCTGATTAATCAGGGTGAGCAGCTTGTGGCCCGCGAGGCCACCGACTGCTTTTTTGCGATGACGAAGCTCTTCCAATCTAAGGACGTGGTGCTGCGTCGTATGGTATACCTGGGCATCAAGGAGCTGAGCTCCATTGCCGAGGACGTCATCATCGTGACTAGCTCGCTAACGAAGGATATGACCGGCAAGGAAGACCTGTACAGGGCCGCCGCAATCCGGGCCTTGTGCAGCATCACGGATAACACCATGTTGCAGGCCGTGGAGCGCTACATGAAGCAGTGCATTGTTGACAAAAACGCGGCAGTTTCTTGTGCTGCATTGGTCAGTTCTTTGAGATTGGCCAACACTGCCGGCGACGTGGTCAAGAGGTGGGCAAACGAGGCCCAGGAGGCTTTGAACAGCGACAACATTATGGTACAGTACCACGCGTTGGGTCTGCTCTACCATATCCGCAAGTCGGATCGGCTGGCTGTCTCCAAGTTGGTCAACAAGCTGACCAGAGGATCTCTAAAGAGTCCCTATGCCGTTTGCATGCTG ATACGCATTGCCTGTAAGCTGATCGAGGAGGAGGACATTCCCTCTGAGGAGCTTTCCGATTCACCCTTGTTTACGTTCATCGAGTCCTGTCTGCGCCACAAGAGCGAGATGGTCATCTACGAGGCGGCCCACGCCATTGTCAACCTCAAGAACACCAATCCGCGAATGCTATCGCCGGCGTTCTCCATCCTCCAGCTTTTCTGCAGCTCGCCGAAGGCAACGTTGCGCTTTGCGGCTGTGCGCACGCTTAACAAGGTGGCGATGACGCACCCGGCTGCGGTGACCACCTGTAACTTGGACCTGGAAGGTCTCATCACGGACTCCAATCGATCGGTGGCCACTCTGGCCATCACTACGCTGCTAAAGACCGGCGCTGAATCCTCGGTAGAGCGTCTGATGAAGCAGATCTCCACGTTTGTGGCGGAGATTTCCGATGAATTCAAGGTGGTGGTCGTGCAGGCCATTTGCGCTCTGTGCACCAAATATCCGCGCAAGCACACAGTGCTGATGAACTTCCTCAGCGGTATGCTGCGCGAGGAGGGTGGCCTTGAATACAAGACCTCCATAGTTGACACCATCATCACGATCATCGAGGAGAATGCGGACGCCAAGGAGTCCGGTTTGTCGCATCTGTGCGAGTTCATCGAGGATTGTGAACACGTTTCACTGGCGGTGAGGATTCTTCACCTGCTGGGCAAGGAGGGACCCTTTGCGGCCACACCCTCCAAGTATATACGCTTTATCTACAACCGCGTCATCTTGGAGAGCCCTATTGTGCGAGCAGCCGCGGTCACGGCCATGGCCCAGTTTGGAGCATCTTGCCCAGCCTTGTTAAGCAATATCCTCGTTCTGCTGGGTCGTTGCCAGATGGACCCGGACGACGAGGTGCGTGACCGTGCCACCTACTACCTTAGCATTCTTAACTCGGAAAGGCCAGAGCTGTACAAGAACTACATCATCGAAAGGGAGAACTGTTCTCTGGCTCTGCTGGAGAAGTCGCTGGTCGAACATCTGAATGGTGACGTGGACACACGCTTCGATATTTCCATTGTGCCCAAGGCGGCCATAGTTAAGCCAGTTATTGCCAACGACGTAATGCTAGTTACCAGCAGTGCTCCACGGCCGCCGAAGATCACGCGCGAGGAGGAGAGTGCTGCACGTCTGGCACAGCTGCCGGGCATCCAGGTGCTGGGCCCCATCCATCGCAGCACAGCTCCCATCCAGCTTACTGAAAGTGAAACGGAGTACACGGTGCAGTGCATCAAACACATATTCGGCCAGCACGTGGTCTTCCAGTTCGATTGCTTGAATACGCTGTCCGACCAAATCCTTGAAAATGTGCGGGTGGAACTCACGCTGCCGGAAGGATTCACAACCAGGGCGGTCATTCCATGTCCCAAGCTACCCTACAACGATCTGCAAACCACTTTTGTCATCGTAGAATTCCCGCCCGACGCCGCCAATTCCATAG CCACCTTTGGTGCCACTTTACGATTTGTGGTCAAGGACTGCGACCCCAACACCGGCGAGCCGGAGTCAGAGGAGGGCTATGACGACGAGTACATGCTAGAGGATTTGGAGCTGACGGTTGCCGATCAGATACAGAAAACCAGAAAGAACAATTTCCAAGTGTCCTGGGATGCGGCTGACAGCGAAG AATGGCTACAAGCCGAGGATACCTTTGTGCTGTCGGCAGTGACCACCTTGCAGGATGCCGTCAACACTATAGTCAAGATCCTGGGCTTGGGCGCTGCAAACCTCTCTGAGAATGTGCCCGAGGGTACGCACCTGCATACGTTGCTCTGTTCAG GAACCTTCAGAGGCGGCGCCGAGATTCTTGTGCGGGCCAAGCTGGCGCTTTCAGAAGGCGTCACGCTCAATCTGACGGTGCGCAGCACGGACCAGGACGTGGCGGAGCTGATAACGGCGGCCATTGGATAA
- the gammaCOP gene encoding coat protein (coatomer) gamma, isoform D — MGSFRREKDDEEDGPSNAYQNLEKTSVLQETRTFNETPVNPRKCIHILTKILYLINQGEQLVAREATDCFFAMTKLFQSKDVVLRRMVYLGIKELSSIAEDVIIVTSSLTKDMTGKEDLYRAAAIRALCSITDNTMLQAVERYMKQCIVDKNAAVSCAALVSSLRLANTAGDVVKRWANEAQEALNSDNIMVQYHALGLLYHIRKSDRLAVSKLVNKLTRGSLKSPYAVCMLIRIACKLIEEEDIPSEELSDSPLFTFIESCLRHKSEMVIYEAAHAIVNLKNTNPRMLSPAFSILQLFCSSPKATLRFAAVRTLNKVAMTHPAAVTTCNLDLEGLITDSNRSVATLAITTLLKTGAESSVERLMKQISTFVAEISDEFKVVVVQAICALCTKYPRKHTVLMNFLSGMLREEGGLEYKTSIVDTIITIIEENADAKESGLSHLCEFIEDCEHVSLAVRILHLLGKEGPFAATPSKYIRFIYNRVILESPIVRAAAVTAMAQFGASCPALLSNILVLLGRCQMDPDDEVRDRATYYLSILNSERPELYKNYIIERENCSLALLEKSLVEHLNGDVDTRFDISIVPKAAIVKPVIANDVMLVTSSAPRPPKITREEESAARLAQLPGIQVLGPIHRSTAPIQLTESETEYTVQCIKHIFGQHVVFQFDCLNTLSDQILENVRVELTLPEGFTTRAVIPCPKLPYNDLQTTFVIVEFPPDAANSIATFGATLRFVVKDCDPNTGEPESEEGYDDEYMLEDLELTVADQIQKTRKNNFQVSWDAADSEEWLQAEDTFVLSAVTTLQDAVNTIVKILGLGAANLSENVPEGTHLHTLLCSGTFRGGAEILVRAKLALSEGVTLNLTVRSTDQDVAELITAAIGXDSEPCRNLLWFLRAVNVI, encoded by the exons ATGGGTTCGTTCCGCCGCGAGAAAGATGATGAGGAGGACG GACCGAGCAATGCGTACCAGAACCTGGAAAAAACCTCGGTGCTTCAGGAGACGCGCACCTTCAATGAGACGCCGGTGAACCCAAGGAAGTGCATCCACATCCTGACCAAAATCCTGTACCTGATTAATCAGGGTGAGCAGCTTGTGGCCCGCGAGGCCACCGACTGCTTTTTTGCGATGACGAAGCTCTTCCAATCTAAGGACGTGGTGCTGCGTCGTATGGTATACCTGGGCATCAAGGAGCTGAGCTCCATTGCCGAGGACGTCATCATCGTGACTAGCTCGCTAACGAAGGATATGACCGGCAAGGAAGACCTGTACAGGGCCGCCGCAATCCGGGCCTTGTGCAGCATCACGGATAACACCATGTTGCAGGCCGTGGAGCGCTACATGAAGCAGTGCATTGTTGACAAAAACGCGGCAGTTTCTTGTGCTGCATTGGTCAGTTCTTTGAGATTGGCCAACACTGCCGGCGACGTGGTCAAGAGGTGGGCAAACGAGGCCCAGGAGGCTTTGAACAGCGACAACATTATGGTACAGTACCACGCGTTGGGTCTGCTCTACCATATCCGCAAGTCGGATCGGCTGGCTGTCTCCAAGTTGGTCAACAAGCTGACCAGAGGATCTCTAAAGAGTCCCTATGCCGTTTGCATGCTG ATACGCATTGCCTGTAAGCTGATCGAGGAGGAGGACATTCCCTCTGAGGAGCTTTCCGATTCACCCTTGTTTACGTTCATCGAGTCCTGTCTGCGCCACAAGAGCGAGATGGTCATCTACGAGGCGGCCCACGCCATTGTCAACCTCAAGAACACCAATCCGCGAATGCTATCGCCGGCGTTCTCCATCCTCCAGCTTTTCTGCAGCTCGCCGAAGGCAACGTTGCGCTTTGCGGCTGTGCGCACGCTTAACAAGGTGGCGATGACGCACCCGGCTGCGGTGACCACCTGTAACTTGGACCTGGAAGGTCTCATCACGGACTCCAATCGATCGGTGGCCACTCTGGCCATCACTACGCTGCTAAAGACCGGCGCTGAATCCTCGGTAGAGCGTCTGATGAAGCAGATCTCCACGTTTGTGGCGGAGATTTCCGATGAATTCAAGGTGGTGGTCGTGCAGGCCATTTGCGCTCTGTGCACCAAATATCCGCGCAAGCACACAGTGCTGATGAACTTCCTCAGCGGTATGCTGCGCGAGGAGGGTGGCCTTGAATACAAGACCTCCATAGTTGACACCATCATCACGATCATCGAGGAGAATGCGGACGCCAAGGAGTCCGGTTTGTCGCATCTGTGCGAGTTCATCGAGGATTGTGAACACGTTTCACTGGCGGTGAGGATTCTTCACCTGCTGGGCAAGGAGGGACCCTTTGCGGCCACACCCTCCAAGTATATACGCTTTATCTACAACCGCGTCATCTTGGAGAGCCCTATTGTGCGAGCAGCCGCGGTCACGGCCATGGCCCAGTTTGGAGCATCTTGCCCAGCCTTGTTAAGCAATATCCTCGTTCTGCTGGGTCGTTGCCAGATGGACCCGGACGACGAGGTGCGTGACCGTGCCACCTACTACCTTAGCATTCTTAACTCGGAAAGGCCAGAGCTGTACAAGAACTACATCATCGAAAGGGAGAACTGTTCTCTGGCTCTGCTGGAGAAGTCGCTGGTCGAACATCTGAATGGTGACGTGGACACACGCTTCGATATTTCCATTGTGCCCAAGGCGGCCATAGTTAAGCCAGTTATTGCCAACGACGTAATGCTAGTTACCAGCAGTGCTCCACGGCCGCCGAAGATCACGCGCGAGGAGGAGAGTGCTGCACGTCTGGCACAGCTGCCGGGCATCCAGGTGCTGGGCCCCATCCATCGCAGCACAGCTCCCATCCAGCTTACTGAAAGTGAAACGGAGTACACGGTGCAGTGCATCAAACACATATTCGGCCAGCACGTGGTCTTCCAGTTCGATTGCTTGAATACGCTGTCCGACCAAATCCTTGAAAATGTGCGGGTGGAACTCACGCTGCCGGAAGGATTCACAACCAGGGCGGTCATTCCATGTCCCAAGCTACCCTACAACGATCTGCAAACCACTTTTGTCATCGTAGAATTCCCGCCCGACGCCGCCAATTCCATAG CCACCTTTGGTGCCACTTTACGATTTGTGGTCAAGGACTGCGACCCCAACACCGGCGAGCCGGAGTCAGAGGAGGGCTATGACGACGAGTACATGCTAGAGGATTTGGAGCTGACGGTTGCCGATCAGATACAGAAAACCAGAAAGAACAATTTCCAAGTGTCCTGGGATGCGGCTGACAGCGAAG AATGGCTACAAGCCGAGGATACCTTTGTGCTGTCGGCAGTGACCACCTTGCAGGATGCCGTCAACACTATAGTCAAGATCCTGGGCTTGGGCGCTGCAAACCTCTCTGAGAATGTGCCCGAGGGTACGCACCTGCATACGTTGCTCTGTTCAG GAACCTTCAGAGGCGGCGCCGAGATTCTTGTGCGGGCCAAGCTGGCGCTTTCAGAAGGCGTCACGCTCAATCTGACGGTGCGCAGCACGGACCAGGACGTGGCGGAGCTGATAACGGCGGCCATTGGATAAGACAGCGAGCCATGCAGGAACCTCCTTTGGTTCCTGCGTGCTGTGAACGTAATCTGA
- the gammaCOP gene encoding coat protein (coatomer) gamma, isoform A: MGSFRREKDDEEDAGPSNAYQNLEKTSVLQETRTFNETPVNPRKCIHILTKILYLINQGEQLVAREATDCFFAMTKLFQSKDVVLRRMVYLGIKELSSIAEDVIIVTSSLTKDMTGKEDLYRAAAIRALCSITDNTMLQAVERYMKQCIVDKNAAVSCAALVSSLRLANTAGDVVKRWANEAQEALNSDNIMVQYHALGLLYHIRKSDRLAVSKLVNKLTRGSLKSPYAVCMLIRIACKLIEEEDIPSEELSDSPLFTFIESCLRHKSEMVIYEAAHAIVNLKNTNPRMLSPAFSILQLFCSSPKATLRFAAVRTLNKVAMTHPAAVTTCNLDLEGLITDSNRSVATLAITTLLKTGAESSVERLMKQISTFVAEISDEFKVVVVQAICALCTKYPRKHTVLMNFLSGMLREEGGLEYKTSIVDTIITIIEENADAKESGLSHLCEFIEDCEHVSLAVRILHLLGKEGPFAATPSKYIRFIYNRVILESPIVRAAAVTAMAQFGASCPALLSNILVLLGRCQMDPDDEVRDRATYYLSILNSERPELYKNYIIERENCSLALLEKSLVEHLNGDVDTRFDISIVPKAAIVKPVIANDVMLVTSSAPRPPKITREEESAARLAQLPGIQVLGPIHRSTAPIQLTESETEYTVQCIKHIFGQHVVFQFDCLNTLSDQILENVRVELTLPEGFTTRAVIPCPKLPYNDLQTTFVIVEFPPDAANSIATFGATLRFVVKDCDPNTGEPESEEGYDDEYMLEDLELTVADQIQKTRKNNFQVSWDAADSEEWLQAEDTFVLSAVTTLQDAVNTIVKILGLGAANLSENVPEGTHLHTLLCSGTFRGGAEILVRAKLALSEGVTLNLTVRSTDQDVAELITAAIG; the protein is encoded by the exons ATGGGTTCGTTCCGCCGCGAGAAAGATGATGAGGAGGACG CAGGACCGAGCAATGCGTACCAGAACCTGGAAAAAACCTCGGTGCTTCAGGAGACGCGCACCTTCAATGAGACGCCGGTGAACCCAAGGAAGTGCATCCACATCCTGACCAAAATCCTGTACCTGATTAATCAGGGTGAGCAGCTTGTGGCCCGCGAGGCCACCGACTGCTTTTTTGCGATGACGAAGCTCTTCCAATCTAAGGACGTGGTGCTGCGTCGTATGGTATACCTGGGCATCAAGGAGCTGAGCTCCATTGCCGAGGACGTCATCATCGTGACTAGCTCGCTAACGAAGGATATGACCGGCAAGGAAGACCTGTACAGGGCCGCCGCAATCCGGGCCTTGTGCAGCATCACGGATAACACCATGTTGCAGGCCGTGGAGCGCTACATGAAGCAGTGCATTGTTGACAAAAACGCGGCAGTTTCTTGTGCTGCATTGGTCAGTTCTTTGAGATTGGCCAACACTGCCGGCGACGTGGTCAAGAGGTGGGCAAACGAGGCCCAGGAGGCTTTGAACAGCGACAACATTATGGTACAGTACCACGCGTTGGGTCTGCTCTACCATATCCGCAAGTCGGATCGGCTGGCTGTCTCCAAGTTGGTCAACAAGCTGACCAGAGGATCTCTAAAGAGTCCCTATGCCGTTTGCATGCTG ATACGCATTGCCTGTAAGCTGATCGAGGAGGAGGACATTCCCTCTGAGGAGCTTTCCGATTCACCCTTGTTTACGTTCATCGAGTCCTGTCTGCGCCACAAGAGCGAGATGGTCATCTACGAGGCGGCCCACGCCATTGTCAACCTCAAGAACACCAATCCGCGAATGCTATCGCCGGCGTTCTCCATCCTCCAGCTTTTCTGCAGCTCGCCGAAGGCAACGTTGCGCTTTGCGGCTGTGCGCACGCTTAACAAGGTGGCGATGACGCACCCGGCTGCGGTGACCACCTGTAACTTGGACCTGGAAGGTCTCATCACGGACTCCAATCGATCGGTGGCCACTCTGGCCATCACTACGCTGCTAAAGACCGGCGCTGAATCCTCGGTAGAGCGTCTGATGAAGCAGATCTCCACGTTTGTGGCGGAGATTTCCGATGAATTCAAGGTGGTGGTCGTGCAGGCCATTTGCGCTCTGTGCACCAAATATCCGCGCAAGCACACAGTGCTGATGAACTTCCTCAGCGGTATGCTGCGCGAGGAGGGTGGCCTTGAATACAAGACCTCCATAGTTGACACCATCATCACGATCATCGAGGAGAATGCGGACGCCAAGGAGTCCGGTTTGTCGCATCTGTGCGAGTTCATCGAGGATTGTGAACACGTTTCACTGGCGGTGAGGATTCTTCACCTGCTGGGCAAGGAGGGACCCTTTGCGGCCACACCCTCCAAGTATATACGCTTTATCTACAACCGCGTCATCTTGGAGAGCCCTATTGTGCGAGCAGCCGCGGTCACGGCCATGGCCCAGTTTGGAGCATCTTGCCCAGCCTTGTTAAGCAATATCCTCGTTCTGCTGGGTCGTTGCCAGATGGACCCGGACGACGAGGTGCGTGACCGTGCCACCTACTACCTTAGCATTCTTAACTCGGAAAGGCCAGAGCTGTACAAGAACTACATCATCGAAAGGGAGAACTGTTCTCTGGCTCTGCTGGAGAAGTCGCTGGTCGAACATCTGAATGGTGACGTGGACACACGCTTCGATATTTCCATTGTGCCCAAGGCGGCCATAGTTAAGCCAGTTATTGCCAACGACGTAATGCTAGTTACCAGCAGTGCTCCACGGCCGCCGAAGATCACGCGCGAGGAGGAGAGTGCTGCACGTCTGGCACAGCTGCCGGGCATCCAGGTGCTGGGCCCCATCCATCGCAGCACAGCTCCCATCCAGCTTACTGAAAGTGAAACGGAGTACACGGTGCAGTGCATCAAACACATATTCGGCCAGCACGTGGTCTTCCAGTTCGATTGCTTGAATACGCTGTCCGACCAAATCCTTGAAAATGTGCGGGTGGAACTCACGCTGCCGGAAGGATTCACAACCAGGGCGGTCATTCCATGTCCCAAGCTACCCTACAACGATCTGCAAACCACTTTTGTCATCGTAGAATTCCCGCCCGACGCCGCCAATTCCATAG CCACCTTTGGTGCCACTTTACGATTTGTGGTCAAGGACTGCGACCCCAACACCGGCGAGCCGGAGTCAGAGGAGGGCTATGACGACGAGTACATGCTAGAGGATTTGGAGCTGACGGTTGCCGATCAGATACAGAAAACCAGAAAGAACAATTTCCAAGTGTCCTGGGATGCGGCTGACAGCGAAG AATGGCTACAAGCCGAGGATACCTTTGTGCTGTCGGCAGTGACCACCTTGCAGGATGCCGTCAACACTATAGTCAAGATCCTGGGCTTGGGCGCTGCAAACCTCTCTGAGAATGTGCCCGAGGGTACGCACCTGCATACGTTGCTCTGTTCAG GAACCTTCAGAGGCGGCGCCGAGATTCTTGTGCGGGCCAAGCTGGCGCTTTCAGAAGGCGTCACGCTCAATCTGACGGTGCGCAGCACGGACCAGGACGTGGCGGAGCTGATAACGGCGGCCATTGGATAA